The following proteins are encoded in a genomic region of Xenopus laevis strain J_2021 chromosome 3L, Xenopus_laevis_v10.1, whole genome shotgun sequence:
- the hapln3.L gene encoding hyaluronan and proteoglycan link protein 3 L homeolog precursor: MLAEFAVILLVASVCKGLPFYNGFYYEHILNNKTNNGNGEVIHFNGVRLVVNTPDDPLFGYRGGNVTLPCTFHYEPKLNSTRRHRVKWSKLHKDNTKERDVMVAIGLRHRSFGEYKGRVHLIQNKPNEVSLVITDLRLEDYGNYKCEVIDGLEDESGIVELELRGVVFPYQPHGGRYQLNFHDAKKACEDQDAMMASFEQLFKAWEEGLDWCNAGWLMDGTVQYPITLPREPCGGKETAPGVRSYGERHKQLHRYDAFCFSSALKGKVYYLEHPENMNYAEAKAACQDDGAQIAKVGQLFAAWKFIDLDRCDAGWLDDGSVRYPIAFPRPNCGPPEPGVRSFGFPTRHMKFGVYCYKMS, translated from the exons ATGCTTGCCGAATTTGCTGTGATTCTCCTAGTGGCCAGTGTTTGTAAAGGCCTTCCATTCTATAATGGATTCTACTACGAGCATATCCTcaacaacaaaacaaataatggcAATGGAGAGG TGATTCACTTCAATGGTGTGAGGCTCGTGGTAAACACTCCAGATGACCCTCTTTTTGGCTACCGCGGTGGGAACGTTACCCTGCCATGTACATTTCATTATGAGCCCAAGTTAAACTCCACTAGAAGGCACCGTGTCAAATGGTCAAAACTGCACAAGGATAATACCAAGGAGAGAGATGTGATGGTGGCTATTGGATTAAGGCACAGGAGCTTCGGGGAATACAAGGGGCGAGTGCATCTGATTCAGAATAAGCCCAATGAAGTCTCCTTGGTCATCACTGATTTGCGCCTGGAGGATTATGGAAACTACAAGTGTGAGGTCATTGATGGACTAGAAGACGAAAGTGGAATTGTAGAACTGGAGTTAAGAG GTGTTGTCTTTCCCTATCAGCCTCATGGTGGAAGGTACCAGCTTAACTTCCATGATGCCAAAAAAGCTTGTGAAGATCAAGACGCCATGATGGCTTCATTTGAACAGCTCTTTAAGGCCTGGGAGGAAGGACTGGATTGGTGTAATGCTGGCTGGTTGATGGATGGCACCGTTCAGTATCCTATTACTTTGCCCAGAGAACCTTGTGGTGGGAAAGAAACTGCCCCTGGTGTTAGAAGCTATGGAGAACGCCACAAGCAACTGCACAGATATGATGCTTTCTGCTTCTCTTCTGCTCTGAAGG GAAAAGTTTACTATCTAGAGCACCCTGAGAACATGAATTATGCTGAGGCCAAAGCAGCGTGCCAAGACGATGGAGCACAAATTGCCAAGGTTGGACAGCTCTTTGCTGCATGGAAATTCATTGACTTAGATCGCTGTGATGCAGGCTGGTTGGATGACGGTAGTGTCAGGTATCCCATAGCCTTTCCCCGTCCTAACTGCGGCCCACCTGAACCTGGAGTTAGGAGCTTTGGATTCCCAACAAGACATATGAAGTTTGGTGTCTACTGCTACAAGATGAGTTAA